The Hymenobacter sp. GOD-10R genome includes a window with the following:
- a CDS encoding aldo/keto reductase encodes MEYRQLGASGLYVPVLSFGTATFGGGNEFFKAWGSTDVAEARRLIDICLEAGVNFFDTANVYSNGMAEEIFGQALGDRRQEVLIGTKATFSMGDGPNDFGSSRLHLVKECEDSLKRLNTDYIDVYYMHGFDSRTPVQETLRALDDLIQSGKVRYIACSNFSGWHLMKSLSVSERHGWARYIGHQVYYSLINREYEWELMPLGIDQGVGAVIWSPLASGRLSGKVRRGQPIPESSRLQQGGGQGPDVPDELQFAIVDVLDELAEETGKTIAQISLNWLLQRPTVTSLIFGARNEEQLRQNLGAVGWNLTPAQVERLDKVSDTPPVYPYWHQRQRPELNPPPVQIF; translated from the coding sequence ATGGAATACAGACAGCTAGGGGCCTCGGGCCTGTACGTGCCCGTGTTGAGCTTCGGCACCGCGACTTTCGGCGGGGGCAATGAGTTCTTCAAAGCCTGGGGCAGCACCGACGTAGCGGAAGCCCGCCGCCTGATTGACATTTGCCTAGAAGCAGGTGTCAACTTCTTCGACACGGCCAACGTGTATTCGAACGGCATGGCCGAAGAAATTTTTGGGCAAGCGCTCGGCGACCGTCGCCAGGAGGTGCTGATCGGCACCAAGGCCACCTTCTCGATGGGCGACGGTCCGAACGATTTCGGCTCCTCGCGCCTGCACTTGGTGAAGGAGTGCGAGGATAGCTTGAAGCGCCTCAACACCGATTATATCGACGTGTACTACATGCACGGCTTCGACTCTCGCACGCCCGTGCAGGAAACCCTCCGCGCCCTCGACGACCTAATTCAGAGTGGCAAAGTACGCTACATCGCCTGCTCCAACTTCTCGGGTTGGCACCTGATGAAGTCGCTGTCGGTGTCGGAGCGCCACGGCTGGGCGCGCTACATCGGTCACCAAGTGTATTACTCGCTCATCAACCGGGAGTACGAGTGGGAACTGATGCCACTGGGCATCGACCAGGGCGTGGGCGCGGTTATCTGGTCGCCGCTGGCGAGTGGACGCCTGAGCGGCAAAGTGCGTCGGGGTCAGCCGATTCCGGAAAGCAGCCGCTTGCAGCAAGGCGGTGGCCAAGGCCCCGATGTGCCTGATGAGCTGCAATTTGCCATCGTGGACGTGCTGGACGAGCTAGCTGAAGAAACCGGTAAAACCATCGCCCAAATTTCGCTGAACTGGCTTTTGCAGCGCCCCACGGTAACGAGCCTCATCTTCGGTGCCCGCAACGAAGAGCAACTGCGCCAAAACCTAGGTGCCGTGGGCTGGAACCTGACACCAGCGCAAGTAGAACGGCTAGATAAGGTCAGCGACACGCCACCCGTTTACCCCTACTGGCACCAGCGCCAGCGGCCAGAGCTAAACCCACCGCCCGTGCAGATTTTCTAG
- a CDS encoding serine hydrolase domain-containing protein → MKALLLVFLWCTALVAAAQSSPHRAVPSPKTTKQTQLEALLKQENVPGIQLIYSQKGTATAYNLGRRKQGTTEAVNDNTTFQAASLGKVVLAYLTLRLCDQGVLTLDTPLLTYYAYPRLQQDPPAAKITARMVLAHTTGLPNWAENPLSTAWSTSPLHLRYAPDSCWNYSGEGYVFLQKTLEHLTGKSFQALAQREVFTPLQMAHSSFVWRDAFTANACFGHDATGKPTQQLHFIDPYGAFTLLSTASDYSRFLQALLAGRGLAPATAKLLTTQANPANRCRVPTTPTDAAIAWACGLGLANISHGPAIWQWGDNGDFQGFFMAFPGKQESIVFLTNSANGLKMTDKILQLFLGPGQYQAMQWLAEDK, encoded by the coding sequence ATGAAAGCTCTTCTACTTGTATTCCTGTGGTGTACTGCACTGGTTGCAGCGGCTCAATCCTCACCGCATCGCGCGGTGCCGAGCCCCAAGACGACAAAACAAACACAGCTAGAGGCACTGCTGAAGCAAGAAAACGTTCCAGGTATTCAACTGATCTACAGCCAGAAAGGCACTGCAACTGCCTACAACCTAGGTCGGCGCAAACAGGGCACTACGGAAGCTGTTAATGACAACACCACGTTTCAAGCGGCCTCGCTCGGCAAAGTGGTTCTCGCCTATCTCACCCTTCGCTTGTGCGACCAAGGCGTTCTAACGCTGGATACGCCTTTGCTCACCTACTACGCGTATCCGCGGCTACAACAGGACCCCCCCGCAGCCAAAATCACGGCCCGCATGGTGCTGGCCCACACCACCGGCTTGCCCAACTGGGCAGAAAACCCTCTGAGCACCGCTTGGAGTACCTCACCCCTACACCTGCGCTACGCGCCTGATAGCTGCTGGAATTACTCCGGCGAAGGCTATGTATTTCTGCAAAAAACGCTGGAGCACCTGACGGGAAAGTCCTTCCAGGCATTGGCACAGCGGGAGGTCTTTACCCCCTTACAGATGGCACATAGCAGCTTCGTCTGGCGCGATGCTTTTACCGCTAACGCCTGTTTTGGCCATGATGCTACGGGCAAACCTACACAGCAACTGCACTTTATAGACCCTTACGGAGCCTTCACCCTGCTCTCAACAGCCAGCGACTACAGCCGCTTTTTGCAGGCACTGCTAGCAGGTCGGGGGCTGGCACCTGCCACAGCTAAGCTACTGACCACTCAGGCCAACCCAGCCAACCGTTGCCGCGTGCCCACTACTCCTACTGATGCGGCTATTGCATGGGCTTGCGGGCTGGGCCTGGCAAATATCAGCCACGGTCCGGCCATCTGGCAGTGGGGCGACAACGGTGATTTTCAAGGCTTCTTTATGGCCTTTCCTGGAAAACAGGAAAGCATCGTTTTCCTGACCAACAGCGCTAATGGCCTAAAGATGACGGATAAAATCTTGCAGCTGTTCCTAGGGCCTGGTCAGTACCAAGCAATGCAATGGCTAGCGGAAGACAAGTAA
- a CDS encoding YeiH family protein: protein MSTTVSPVLTRRAFTLHEDWVVVVLGGLLIGLSLLGLPFAVPVFNWNNTAELTGKVFSAANLQLILAQFIYLAAVAGIGARLTGKSVRNFALGFPLVYLLTLLALIVAGSPQARGLGLEAVIFSLLAGLIVSNVFGLPDWLRATLTTELFVKIGLVLLGTSVIFGDILKAGSLGLVQALVVVLSVWYFAFWTCRKLKVDDELTMMIASGVSICGVSAAIATAGAIKGDPKKLSYVISLVLITAIPMMIFMPYAAHWLGLSQEVTGAWLGGSIDTTGAVVASGTLVGETALKISTIVKFSQNVLLGLAAFAISVYWTYTNHPNAAEPEGKPTLGVIWERFPKFVLGFIAASLLFSFFLAPETTDALKGGLKSAQGWWFALAFTSIGLETNFNDLFKQENKKPLYAFLIAQTFNIFVTLGIAYLLFR, encoded by the coding sequence ATGTCCACCACTGTTTCCCCCGTTCTCACCAGAAGAGCATTTACCCTCCACGAAGATTGGGTGGTCGTCGTGCTCGGCGGCTTGCTTATTGGGCTTTCGTTGCTAGGTCTGCCGTTTGCGGTGCCGGTATTTAACTGGAACAATACGGCCGAGCTTACCGGCAAAGTCTTCAGCGCTGCTAACCTGCAACTCATTCTGGCGCAGTTCATTTACCTGGCCGCAGTAGCAGGCATCGGGGCGCGGCTCACGGGTAAGTCGGTACGCAACTTCGCACTGGGTTTTCCACTGGTGTATTTGCTGACGCTGCTGGCACTGATTGTGGCCGGTAGCCCGCAGGCGCGGGGGCTAGGTCTAGAGGCCGTTATTTTCAGCTTGTTGGCGGGGCTAATCGTTAGCAACGTGTTTGGCCTGCCCGACTGGCTGCGGGCCACGCTCACCACGGAGCTGTTTGTGAAGATTGGGTTGGTGCTGCTGGGCACGAGCGTCATTTTCGGCGATATCCTGAAAGCCGGTTCACTCGGGCTAGTGCAGGCGCTGGTGGTGGTGCTATCGGTGTGGTACTTCGCCTTCTGGACGTGCCGCAAGCTGAAAGTAGACGACGAGCTTACCATGATGATTGCCAGCGGCGTATCTATTTGCGGTGTGTCGGCGGCTATTGCCACGGCGGGTGCTATCAAAGGCGACCCCAAAAAACTTTCCTACGTCATTTCGCTCGTGCTCATCACGGCCATCCCGATGATGATTTTCATGCCCTACGCCGCGCATTGGCTAGGTTTATCGCAGGAAGTAACGGGCGCCTGGCTCGGCGGCAGCATCGACACGACCGGCGCCGTAGTGGCCTCGGGTACATTGGTAGGAGAAACGGCCTTGAAAATCAGCACCATCGTGAAGTTTTCCCAGAATGTGCTGCTCGGCCTAGCTGCCTTCGCCATCTCAGTATACTGGACGTACACCAATCACCCAAACGCTGCCGAGCCCGAAGGCAAGCCGACCCTAGGGGTTATCTGGGAGCGGTTCCCGAAGTTCGTGCTCGGCTTCATTGCTGCTTCGCTGCTGTTCTCTTTCTTCCTTGCCCCAGAAACTACCGACGCGCTGAAAGGCGGTTTGAAGAGCGCGCAAGGTTGGTGGTTTGCCCTCGCTTTCACTAGTATCGGGCTGGAAACCAACTTCAACGACTTATTCAAGCAGGAAAACAAGAAACCACTCTACGCCTTCTTGATTGCTCAGACGTTCAACATTTTCGTGACGTTGGGCATTGCGTATCTGCTGTTTCGGTAA
- a CDS encoding NAD(P)/FAD-dependent oxidoreductase, translating into MDNFDYDAVVVGSGPNGLAAAIVLQQAGLSVLLIEGKKDLGGGLRTAELTLPGFHHDICSAIHPLAAASPYFQTLPLAQYGLEYITPPVAAAHPFDDGTAAVVLNSLAETARKLGSDEQAYRDLMEPLVANWPSIANDVLAPLHIPKHPINMAQFGLSALLPATTLTNRFKTKEAKGLFAGMAAHSIQPLENITTAAIGLVLLTAAHRKGWPLPKGGSQRIADALVAHFVALGGKVETGTFVRSLAQLPKARAVLLDVTPAQLLQIAGHSLSTIYQWQLRRYQYGMGVYKIDWALDGPIPFTAADCHQAGTVHLGGTLPEIAASEKAAANGQHPSKPFVLLAQQSLFDDTRAPAGKHTAWAYCHVPNGSRANMTDIIERQVERFAPGFRERIIGRHTFDTAQIEEHNPNYVGGDINGGLLNAAQLYTRPALRASPYRTSKSGLYICSSATPPGGGVHGMCGYHAANRALRDVFKLKAPPLYQD; encoded by the coding sequence ATGGATAACTTTGATTATGATGCCGTTGTCGTTGGTTCGGGGCCGAATGGGCTGGCCGCTGCTATTGTGTTGCAGCAAGCCGGTTTGTCGGTGTTGCTGATTGAGGGCAAGAAGGACCTAGGTGGCGGTCTGCGCACGGCTGAGCTGACGCTACCGGGCTTTCACCACGACATTTGCTCCGCCATTCACCCGCTGGCGGCGGCTTCGCCTTACTTCCAAACGCTGCCGCTTGCGCAGTATGGCTTAGAATACATCACACCTCCCGTCGCGGCAGCGCACCCCTTTGATGACGGCACGGCGGCCGTTGTGCTTAATTCTCTGGCCGAAACGGCTCGCAAGCTAGGTTCGGATGAGCAGGCGTACCGCGATTTGATGGAGCCACTGGTTGCCAATTGGCCAAGCATTGCCAACGACGTGCTGGCGCCGCTCCACATTCCGAAGCACCCTATTAATATGGCGCAGTTTGGCTTGTCGGCGCTGCTGCCGGCTACCACGCTCACCAACCGCTTCAAGACCAAAGAAGCCAAGGGCTTATTCGCTGGCATGGCAGCCCACTCGATTCAGCCGCTCGAAAATATCACCACGGCGGCCATCGGTTTGGTGCTACTCACGGCGGCCCACCGCAAAGGCTGGCCGCTGCCAAAAGGTGGCTCCCAGCGTATTGCCGATGCGCTGGTGGCGCACTTTGTGGCCCTAGGTGGCAAGGTGGAAACGGGTACGTTCGTCCGCTCGCTGGCGCAGCTGCCGAAGGCCCGCGCCGTGCTGCTCGATGTCACGCCGGCACAACTCCTTCAGATTGCAGGCCATAGCCTCTCGACCATTTATCAATGGCAGCTACGACGCTACCAATATGGAATGGGCGTGTACAAGATTGATTGGGCCTTGGACGGGCCGATTCCATTCACGGCGGCCGATTGCCACCAAGCCGGCACAGTGCACCTAGGGGGTACGCTGCCCGAAATTGCCGCCAGCGAAAAAGCCGCTGCTAATGGTCAGCACCCTAGCAAGCCGTTTGTGCTACTGGCCCAGCAAAGCCTCTTCGACGACACTCGCGCCCCCGCCGGCAAGCACACCGCCTGGGCCTACTGCCACGTCCCGAATGGCTCCCGTGCTAATATGACCGACATCATCGAGCGGCAAGTGGAGCGCTTTGCCCCTGGCTTCCGCGAACGGATTATCGGCCGCCACACCTTCGACACGGCCCAGATCGAGGAGCACAACCCCAACTACGTGGGTGGCGACATTAACGGCGGCTTGCTGAATGCGGCGCAGCTGTACACGCGGCCGGCGTTGCGAGCTTCGCCTTATCGTACTTCTAAATCAGGGCTTTACATCTGTTCCTCGGCCACGCCGCCTGGCGGGGGCGTGCACGGCATGTGCGGCTACCACGCCGCCAACCGCGCCTTACGTGACGTGTTCAAGCTCAAAGCCCCACCACTTTACCAAGACTAA